CTTCCATGGCGCCGACCTGCGCCGCGGACAGGACCCGCGCCATCCGGTTGAGGATGTCGATGGCGGTGCCCGGATCGTTGATCCCCGGCGACAGGGCCTTGACCGCGACCTCTGCCAGAACGCGGGCGCCGTACTCCGGGTCTTCCTCGAAAGAGCGCAGCTCGCTCAGGGGCAGGCAATTGCGCAACCGCTGCTCGGCGTCCTCGGGCAGGGTCTCGGTGCAGTCCACATAGGCCAGCGGCTCTCCGCGCAGCAGGTACTGCCCGACCTCCGTCACCACGTAGACGCGCAAATCGGACGCCTCGGCGGCATCCTGAAGCGCCGCCTGAAAGATCTGCTGAAGATAGCCGCAGCGGTCGGCGCGCAGCGGCCATGCGCTTTGCGGAATCTGCGCCTGTGCATCGTCCAGCGCATGGGCGCCGTGACAGGGCAGATCGGCGGCGCGGGTGACGGCGCGGGCCACCTCTGCCTCGATCTGCGAGGCGGTGAAGGTCAGGCTGCCAAGCCCCTCCAGATGAACGATCCAGCGGATCAGAGAGACGACCACCATTCCCACGACCAGCAGCGACATGAAGAACAGCACCACGATCTCGCGCTCGTCGAAGAGCCCGGCGTGGCGCATGATGATGCCGATCAGCGAGAACAGGTAGGCGCCGAGGAAATTGGCCAGCACGCTTTGCGTGACCGTGTCCTCGCGCAGGATCAGGTGGCTGCGCGGCGTCCAGAGATTGGCCGCCGAAATCAGCGCG
This region of Ponticoccus alexandrii genomic DNA includes:
- a CDS encoding DUF2254 domain-containing protein; translation: MLNSLLKRLRQLSRRIYVRVTLFAVLAVVAVLLSKLIAPLIPFDLKGRVGAEAVDTILNILATSMLTVTTFSLTIMLNALISAANLWTPRSHLILREDTVTQSVLANFLGAYLFSLIGIIMRHAGLFDEREIVVLFFMSLLVVGMVVVSLIRWIVHLEGLGSLTFTASQIEAEVARAVTRAADLPCHGAHALDDAQAQIPQSAWPLRADRCGYLQQIFQAALQDAAEASDLRVYVVTEVGQYLLRGEPLAYVDCTETLPEDAEQRLRNCLPLSELRSFEEDPEYGARVLAEVAVKALSPGINDPGTAIDILNRMARVLSAAQVGAMEEPQYPRIWARRLNPETLFEAGFDPIARCAGDDVDVHRTVQVALRQVCFAARDPRVAEAARACAGRALDRAALDIRYQPDLEKVRAAAGAV